The segment cacatacacatagatctacacattttcttgtattctcccccataaaacatatgaaaactgaaaatagaggggtatgaagctcaccttgagttgtagttttggttttgaagaagactagaagaagtttgatgctaATTCTCAGctttagcaaccttccttggaagatctcgaacttagatgatttctaatagagtgatcatgattttgtatagattaggaagaggtttttgataaaacaaagattctaggtcatagatccaagcatggacttaccttagatgatgattttgtggaagaatctctttgaaagcctcttagatctcgaaaatatggagaggagtggagagagtttccttgagagaatcttgagtgaagtgtgtgtgtgtgtgtttggattcggccgagagcaaaagagagaggaagagaagagagagtgagtgatgAGATGGTGCATGGAAATATGAGTTATATGCATGGAAATCCTTtgtgtaaaaatgaggtggcaatgaggaagtcaactcttcctcttgGTGGGCTTGGGCTGAGAATGAAGAGGGAAAGAGAAGATATTTGGGCTTTTAGCTCTTAAGTCCATATAATAGTTAAGTTAGGTGATCTTTGGcccaaataaataaaaagtatggtttttatgacctattagggctaaattaaatttgttttggttcaataaggtccattaaagttaatctagtttattttgggttcataaagcccaaaaatgttaagtttcatgtatatgggtccaattagggcccatttgagagttctaggttcaagatagttaaattggaagctcattggtccattaggtccaataaggaagtcctacttcaaagtgaactcaaattggaatttcaaaggtttccaattctttgttgaccactTGTAGGGCTAGAATGTAGTATTTGATGGAGTTTTATTGTTATAGAatgagcatcatgcatgctttcatgttattgattcaaaATTGTTATATgcgttgtagttacaaggcaccaaaatttctagttgtgacagattACCTGTTATatatgcacatgtttgattggtagTTCAGGGTATTTcgtcctgaggatgattggaccctagCATGTTGTCTTTGtagattgttatatgattatctgatatatgtgcacatgtttgattagtagtgagagtattccatcccgaggatgattggactcgtaacacgtgggcattccaacccgatggttgagggcctagggtattccaacctgatggttgattggacccatagtatgttggcattccaacccgatggttgagggccaggagtattccaacccgatggttgattggacccatagtatgttggcattccaacccgatggttgattggacccataatatgttgtttgtgattatatgtatattgttgtgtgtatgagtattttgggggaaactcactaagttacagttttggattttgtttcaggtacttcagatgatcacgggaagacgaaggcgtgatcgtccacctcctcatattttatgattttgatttatggggtactctgatatgaaactattttgaaaaactttgtaataaataatggtttttgaatgcttgaaaaagttttaaattttcatgaattttatggatgttacaatatgTGTAAAGTATCTAAAAATatatagtaaaattttcattttagatATAATAAAACCATCCAAATATTGCTTCCTCAAAAGATAATCAAAGTAATAAGTTATAGTTTCAAACAAACATCAGAGTGAAAATCACAAAAAACAGATAGTGTAGAATCTCCAGTGGGTGTGATGCAATCAATCCTGACTATTCCCCTTGCTACAAGAAGTACCCGaaacatttaaacttaaaaccgtaagcacaaagcttagtgagttccttaagataccacatacaacacataacaaTGGGCCCCACCCTAGGGTTATATTTCAACCTGCTATGGTCCCatatggtctttcatacaattgctATGGTCCCTCCATTGTCTTTCATGCAAAAGTCACAAATATAATGTAGCATATCATGACACCCAATGTCTTACATAGTATAATGAGGAGACTCGCCTGAATCACAAACTAAAAACACAACACTCACGGCCTCATAAGATCATCCACATAAACCATCTATAACAAACAGGGGCCACACCTCAGTTTACAAACCTAAAGTCATCAACTTGCCCAAAAGTCAacctggtcaaaaagtcaacaatcaacaatCAAAGTTAACGACCATTTTTCCTAATCCCTCGCGTCATGGTGAGACCTTGGCCAAGCCGTGGTCCGAATTAATATTTGCGATCCACCTTATACTAACAATAGGCTTTGTCTGATTGGTTTTACAtgtattaacacatataaattcttaacacttaagggtacatgcagcCTATTAAATATATGTCATAACACTATTGAAGTAACATTCTATTAAATCTATGTCTCTaaccttgtgtgtgtgtgtgtgtgtgtatatatatatatatatatatatatatatatatatatatatatataaactcatgAAAAGAACCAATGTTCATAATGGAACATATATGTTCATCTATGGACATATGTATGTCTTAGTTATGGACATACAAAATGTTACCAAATGAACATAATTATTTTCATGTAGTCCTATACCATCGAATAACTATTCATTTGTATGAAATATCAAGTCCTTGATAATAATTTTATTTGTATAATTTTAAATGTGCTTTGTATAGTTTATATTTTCTAAATGTAGATGAGAAAAAACATCAAATTCAAGTAGCAAATACCATCCATGAAGATAATTTCTCAACATGGTTAAGAAAAAACATGATGGTTCTACAAATGATGGAAATAGCCGATGATAATTTGTTTGTCTTAATTCCAAAATCTTTGAATCCGGTATTGCGGGTATTGTTTTTAAAACTATCAATATATTTTCTATTTAGTGTAATTAAAAatgataaaagaaaatttttcatcGTGTTCTTAACATCCTCTTCCTCTTCATAACCTATAATTTTACGACATTCATAAAATCCAGATTGCAATACACATGTGCTTTTATATATGAGATTTAGATTGTATATGAAAACATTGTTCATCCTATTTACATAGAAAAAAACCGATCAATTTATGAGTTCATGAAGACAACTCCGTTTTAAGAAATTCTTGTTATAAATTTGTTGCTCTTAAGATAAAGACAAAAATAATGTGTTTGAGATGTAAAGAAGATTAAAGGAAACTCTTAGGTGCTCTTAAAAgaaggtgttgtgatgatacATGGACACCAAGATAAAAAAAAGAAACACCAATTTAGCATAGAAATGTGATATAGCATGTcaaaacaatataattaataaaaatatatttagatacactaaatgttgaaataaacataaaaaaaataaagaagaatTTTCTATTCAACTTTAACCACTCCTTCCTCTTCTCTTATTTTCTTACCTTTTTAGGGCTTCATTGCAAGTGATAACCCATAGTTTATGGGCTCaatacaatttttatttttctcaCTTGAGCAAAAATACTCAACCCATATTGACTACAAAACATGTTATTTTCATAGGGTGAAGACCAtatacaaaaccctaatcctaacCCAACGCAACCATTAAACTTAGTTAACAAAACCATGGTTGGATTTAACATCCTTAGATTATAAGTATTCTCTATTCACTATTttctataaagaaaaaaaaatccctAATGTCTATTCCTTAAAATCCATCTTCCATAAATAAAATCCAAAGGGGGCTAAAGGGAATGAATGGGATAGAGGGCAAAAGACAAGCCCCTACGCCCCACAAAAACTGGTAATCTTTCCCTCTCTCTTACATCTGATAAATTGATTGATGCTTTTGTCAAAAActgttgaagatcttgaaaagtctCCTTGCATATACTCAATACACTCTTGGTTTTATTAGCGAGAAAGAGTGTGTGGGGACTCCGAAAGTTAACCTAAGTTTTATCCTATTTCCATGGCCTAGATCAATATCATCTTCCCGCCAAAAAACTCATCAAAACCCTTACATTGTTGGATAAAAACATTTGCATAACTTGTTTTCttcagatttttttttcttttccgagATTTTTTTTCACTCGCTGTTAGATCAAATATATAGTGTATGTTATGCTTATTGGATTTGAATATTTGAATCAATGGCAGGTTTATCAAAGCAAACATATCGGTCTGCATTGGATTGCTTTAGAATCCTACAAGGGCTTCACGAAAATGGGGATTCTATAAAACGCGGAGAAATTGATCACAAGCTTCGTAAATTGTTCTTTCGTCTTGTACATTTAAAAGAGCTCTATTATAGTTATTTTAGGTCATTTTTCGTTATCGTTGAGATTTGATTGCTAAAGGATCTGGGATTTATTAGATTGTTTCAAAGAGTTTGAAACTAGTTTCTGTGAGGTATACAGTACACTGAAGATAACATTCATGGATCTAAATCTGGATTTGGAGCGGTTTTTCATAGATGTTaatatgaaagatgaaaagaagTGTGTGGGTTTTAAGGATGTTCGAGGTAAAAACTGTGGTGTTGGTGAAAAATATGGTGttgttaatgagttatgtgtcGGCATTACAGAAGATAACAAATTGATTAGAAAGAGGAAGAAAGAGTCTTATCTGACATTGTTGGATTGGGTGAAAAAAGTGGCTATAAATCCTTGTGATCCTGCAATTGGGTCGTTGCCTGAAAGGTCTAAGTGGAAGGCTTATGGAAATGAGCATTTATGGAAACAGGTTCTGTTGGCGAAAGAGGCAATGTGTTTGAAGATTAATGATGATTCCAACTCTAAACAATCTATTTGGCAGGTAATTCATATTCCCCTTTGAATTCATTGGTTATTGTGCTTAACCAAATCTATTATCATTGCACAGTTTTATTTGTTGAACTTGGTTTCATGTTGTTAATGGTTTATACTTTATATGATTTATGGTTTAATATCCAAGAATGTAGATATCACTTCGTGTGTATTCAATCACATTATTGATCCTGGAAACATGAATGCCAAGAATTTAGGGCAcattaagggtattttaggtatttaaccatttccactaaCCTATGTGCCTAATTAACACATTGCATTTATATTAGAGGGTGTAGTGCTGTTTATAATTACAACTAAGTTAATAGCATTGATTTGGGTTCACtatatctttttatttttgttttggttGAGGGTATTTTAAAAATCGACTTTATCTTCAAAATGTACCATTATGAACTGCTATAACAGGTTTTACCGGTTTTGGTTATGGACAATTTAGTCAATTTGGTCATTTTTAATATTTTGgaactattttggtatgttctTATTTAGTCACTTtactcattttatttttattatattttataaataaaataaaaaagcctTTCACTGAAGATGAACAAACTCAAGGCTGGTTACTAGTAGTGAGTTCATCCAAAATGATCATTCATCTTTCAAAATTGAAATCCCATACGAAcggaataaataataatatataatatctgttgtttattatttgaataaaaataaaaaagcttTGCATATTTTCATCTTCCTGCATTTGTTAAATCAAACACATGCAATTGATGTTTGTGATTTTGGAAGATGAAGATGATTTTGGTAGACCCTATTTTAAGTTGTGGTGTTCAGTGGTTTCAATTTGGATGTGGATTTTTGATTTTGGAAGataaagattaaataaatataaaaagtaaTATATACTTCATATAAAATAAGCCTAAATGAGAAGTGAGAACCTTCAAAATAAGTCGGTTGCCAAATACGAGACTAATAGCTAAACCTGGTTGAATGTTATGTTTATTAGAGAGTAATAATTTTTAGATATTTGATTAGTAGCTAAATACTTTCATTCATTTgtatattatagcatcctactttcattggttttctattacaacattgtgTGTTCAACTCTTTTCTTTTCAATACATTGTTCTttgattcatttttttttcttctgattAATACATTATACTTTAAAAGATCTTATCCAATTATAGCACTAAAAATCGATTTGTATTTTGACAAGATGGTTACAATTGGGTAGATTTTTAAAGTACAACACTATACTACCAAAAAAAAGTAAGGTGCTATACAACAAATGAGTGAGAGTACATTGGTATTTAAAGACAacccatttttatttttgtagaaAAAGCAAAAGATGCATCCAGACATGTATGAGGATCAAACCAAGAAACTAATACCGAGATGCAGCCAAAGAATCATTATCGCCAAAGAAACCCAGAAAATCTTTCTATCTAGAAACCCAAGCCCAAACGTTCTAGAATGTTCCGGGTCGTTTGACAGCTCGAGTGATGTAGATGACAAAGATTCCTTATGGGCCATGAATTATAGGAAAAAACGAATCCCACTGGGTCGGTTTTTTCAGGCGGAAGTTCCACAATGGACTGGGGAAACTTCCGGAAGCGAAACAAGGTGGCTTGGGACCCGCGTTTGGCCTTTAGAAAAAACAGAAAAAAGAAACGGTTTAATCGAAATGGAACGAATGGGAAAAGGGAGACAAGAATCATGCGGGTGCCAGTACATGGGATCGTTAGAATGTGTGCGGTTTCATGTGTCTGAAAAAAGATGGAGGGTTAAACTTGAACTGGGGTCTGCTTTTTTGAAATGGAAATTTGGAACAATGGGTGAAGAGGTTTCGGTCGCCTGGAGTCAACATGAAGAAAAAAAGTTTGCAGATATAATTAAGTCAAACCCCGAGTCTTCGGGTAGAAGTTTTTGGGATGAACTTTCGGTTTATTTCAAGAATAAAAAGAAATCGGTTTTGGTGAGCTATTATTTTAATGTCTATTTATTGAGACGTAGGGCCCACCAGAACCGGTCTGATCCAAGTAATGttgatagtgatgatgatgagCTTGAGAAAGTTGGGCGTCAGGTAAAATTTTCAAGTTTTTGAAGGTTGACGATGAAGTTTTGTTGATCGATATTTGGGTTGGTTGGTTAAAAATGTGAGGATTTTGGGGCaaaattttgaaattgtttttgttGATGGGTGTAAATGGAAAAGAGGCATAGGTTGTTGAGGGCTTTGATGCTTGCATGTTTTTGGTACATTTATTCAAGTGTAGGCAACATTGCTTTGTTACTCTTGTTTTTTGGTTATAATTTTTGGTCCTATACTTATATAAGTTTTAGTCCAATTGAGTAGGATCAGTTCAAATGTATGTTTTGGATGCTCGTAAGGTTGAATTATTCGATACAAACGTGACTAATTTTGACTGGAGGATAAAATTGACAGTTTCTTAAGCTTAGGTAAAAATGTTCTGTAATATAGTTTAAATATTTCACTAAAAGCTTTGATATTATGTTTTTCTCAGTTAGTACGGTCACGCCTGTTTTTGCGAAATAGTGTCTTTTTGGTTCTTTTTACAAAATAAACAATGGTTAGTTTGTAACAAATTTTTAAAGGTTGCAAAATGGGCTTTTGGGATGCGTCAATATATTGTTAGttttttgtttttatgaataagcATATTAATATTAGTTAACCTCGTTGAATATAATTAGTTGAGGAGGTCAACACAGTTTGAGTAGTTTTTGATCGGTTTATACATGTGACATATCTGACCAAATGCACTTTTCGCTATGTTTTTAACTCATGTATGGTTCGTTTCTCACaccaatgatttttataaaaagccATAATAATGTCCATTAACTTCAAGGTTATTATACCTTGTGCTTAAGTGGTGGTTTTGCTCGGTTTCTCATAGATCTCTAATAAATCGCATCCATTTACAAAGCAATTACTTTTTTTCTATCAGTATAGACgggatattttattattttattaagaaTAACAACAAACTTATAATTTTTTTACCATTTTCTGTGATATTTGTCCAGCTGAATATGCTTATGTGACAAATGGTGTGAGACAGTGAGAGAGATTCTCAACTTGAAAAGATAAAGAACGTGATTACAAAGAAAAAGTGGTGTCAATTTTTTAAATAATGAAAACATTGATTCTGTGGTGCGATTGTATAAGTAACTATAGACATTTTGCACATCTTATGAATTAGATTATGCATCTTACGACAAATTCCTGTATATAGTATATTTAATCCTAGGCATTTTACGTTTAATTTTGTGCATCTTATGTAAAATTTTGTGCTAACTCAAATAAATTTGTACATCTTATGCAAAAACTAGCGCCTTACATAAGATGCGCAAAATTATACATGAGATACACTTAGAACAATCTTGTGATTCACATGATACACACAAGTTAACGCATGATCCATAAGTTATTACATGAAATGCACAtaatcatatatattttttttaacaacaaaTATAACTTACTCCTAGACTAATCCTGATTCCACCTATGCCTCGTatgagacttgaaccctcgaTCTCATGAAAGGAGGGCAACACTTGATGTATTTTTTTATACATGAGATGCATATTATCATGACTGATATGCAGATAACCACAAAATTGGTAGGTTTTAAGCATATTAAGC is part of the Lactuca sativa cultivar Salinas chromosome 7, Lsat_Salinas_v11, whole genome shotgun sequence genome and harbors:
- the LOC111902663 gene encoding AT-rich interactive domain-containing protein 1 — its product is MDLNLDLERFFIDVNMKDEKKCVGFKDVRGKNCGVGEKYGVVNELCVGITEDNKLIRKRKKESYLTLLDWVKKVAINPCDPAIGSLPERSKWKAYGNEHLWKQVLLAKEAMCLKINDDSNSKQSIWQKKQKMHPDMYEDQTKKLIPRCSQRIIIAKETQKIFLSRNPSPNVLECSGSFDSSSDVDDKDSLWAMNYRKKRIPLGRFFQAEVPQWTGETSGSETRWLGTRVWPLEKTEKRNGLIEMERMGKGRQESCGCQYMGSLECVRFHVSEKRWRVKLELGSAFLKWKFGTMGEEVSVAWSQHEEKKFADIIKSNPESSGRSFWDELSVYFKNKKKSVLVSYYFNVYLLRRRAHQNRSDPSNVDSDDDELEKVGRQVKFSSF